A single region of the Salvia miltiorrhiza cultivar Shanhuang (shh) chromosome 8, IMPLAD_Smil_shh, whole genome shotgun sequence genome encodes:
- the LOC130998576 gene encoding uncharacterized protein LOC130998576, which translates to MDKSWMLKNRLSDEYKNGVESFMEFAIQNDTNNELMSCPCSKCGNLMRKKIDLVRLHLLSNGMDLTYHTWIWHGERSTRSYSTKYENEFEHQERNFVHEEPIDMVHAAYEEFDNPSKFIKLLEDAEKPLYPGCVKFTKLSAIVKLFNLKAKHSWSDKSFTDLLTILGDMLPSPNELPPTIYDAKKSLAALGMEYEKIHACPNDCVLYRKEYEHCVSCPTCGVSRWKECMNSSMKNSIPAKVLWYFPPIPRFQRMYRNKDISKNLTWHGDRRVNDGYLRHPADSPCWKVVDHRWREFQDEPRHLRLALSADGINPHSLMSSSYSCWPVLLVTYNLPPWLCFKRKFIMLTLLIAGPKQPGNDIDVYLAPLIDDLTQLWKVGVETYDAFRDEMFLLKVVLLWTINDFPAYGNLSGCKVHGYHACPICGENTCSRRLEHSRKISYTGHRRFLEQSHPYRRQMKVFDGTQELRSAPKVLSGRDVLKRVAAIECKWGKMSKEKKDGDKRIWKKKSIFFQLEYWEHLHVRHILDVMHIEKNICESLIGTLLNIPGKTKDGLASRKDLVSMKMRTELAPIQGDRRTYLPAACYTLSRGEKRQVCESLSRMKLPSNYSSNVNKLVSLKDSKLVGLKSHDYHTLMQQLLPVAIRGVLPDNVRYAITRLCFFFNVLCSKVIDVSKLDDIQREIVTTMCLLEKYFLPSFFDIMVHLTVHLVREVRLCGPVWYRWMYPFERYMRVLKTYVRNRNRPEGCMAECYIAEEAVEFCSDYLSNVQTCGIPESQYEIQHTKPLSSANISSISTEELMQAHMHCLANDVEIDPYIRPQFENRGLLAPIYHYTTYNNTLFTPTTTVFNTSLSAFFL; encoded by the coding sequence ATGGATAAATCATGGATGTTAAAGAACAGGCTGAGTGATGAGTATAAGAATGGGGTAGAGTCTTTCATGGAATTTGCCATACAAAATGACACCAATAATGAATTGATGTCATGCCCATGCTCGAAATGTGGAAATTTGATGAGGAAAAAGATTGACCTAGTACGGTTGCATTTGTTGAGTAATGGAATGGACTTAACATATCATACATGGATATGGCATGGAGAAAGATCTACACGAAGTTACTCAACGAAATATGAAAATGAATTTGAGCATCAAGAGCGTAATTTTGTTCATGAAGAACCAATTGATATGGTCCATGCTGCATATGAAGAATTTGACAATCCaagtaaatttataaaattacttGAGGATGCAGAAAAACCTTTATATCCTGGATGTGTTAAGTTCACCAAGTTATCTGCAATTGTCAAATTATTCAACTTGAAGGCAAAACATAGTTGGAGTGATAAAAGTTTTACTGATCTTTTGACTATCTTGGGAGATATGCTACCATCCCCTAATGAATTACCTCCAACTATATATGATGCAAAAAAGAGTCTAGCTGCTTTAGGTATGGAGTATGAGAAAATTCATGCATGTCCGAATGATTGTGTCCTATACCGAAAAGAGTATGAGCATTGTGTGAGTTGTCCAACGTGTGGTGTCTCAAGGTGGAAAGAGTGCATGAATTCCTCAATGAAAAACTCAATTCCTGCAAAGGTATTATGGTATTTTCCACCTATTCCAAGATTTCAAAGAATGTACCGTAATAAGGACATTTCAAAGAACTTAACTTGGCATGGTGATAGAAGGGTTAATGATGGATATCTACGTCATCCGGCTGATTCCCCATGTTGGAAGGTTGTGGATCATAGGTGGCGAGAATTTCAAGATGAACCAAGACATCTTAGACTAGCTTTGTCAGCTGATGGGATCAATCCTCATAGTTTGATGTCCTCCTCGTACTCTTGTTGGCCAGTTTTATTGGTCACTTACAATCTTCCACCTTGGTTATGCTTTAAGAGAAAATTCATCATGCTTACTTTATTGATTGCCGGACCTAAGCAGCCAGGTAATGATATTGACGTGTACTTGGCACCATTGATCGACGACTTGACACAATTATGGAAAGTAGGAGTTGAAACATATGATGCTTTCCGTGATGAAATGTTCTTACTTAAAGTTGTCCTGCTATGGACAATAAATGATTTTCCAGCTTATGGAAACTTATCGGGATGCAAAGTTCATGGATATCATGCATGTCCTATATGTGGTGAGAACACTTGTTCAAGAAGGTTGGAGCACAGTCGAAAGATATCATACACAGGCCATAGAAGGTTTCTTGAGCAGAGTCATCCTTATAGAAGGCAAATGAAAGTATTTGATGGTACACAAGAGTTAAGATCTGCACCAAAAGTGTTGAGTGGCCGTGATGTTTTGAAGAGAGTTGCGGCAATAGAATGCAAGTGGGGAAAGATGAGTAAAGAGAAAAAAGATGGTGACAAAAGAATATGGAAGAAGAAGTCAATATTCTTTCAACTCGAGTATTGGGAACATCTACATGTTCGACATATACTTGACGTGATgcacattgaaaaaaatatttgtgaAAGTCTCATTGGCACATTACTTAACATCCCCGGCAAAACGAAGGATGGATTAGCCTCGAGAAAAGATCTTGTAAGTATGAAGATGAGGACTGAGTTGGCTCCGATTCAGGGTGATAGAAGAACATATTTGCCAGCAGCATGTTACACATTAAGTAGGGGTGAGAAAAGGCAAGTTTGTGAATCTTTATCTCGAATGAAGCTTCCATCAAATTATTCATCAAATGTGAATAAATTGGTTTCACTTAAAGATTCAAAACTTGTTGGGCTTAAGTCACATGACTATCATACGTTAATGCAACAATTACTTCCCGTGGCAATTCGTGGTGTCTTACCAGATAATGTTAGATATGCTATCACCCGTTTGTGTTTCTTCTTCAATGTGTTGTGCAGCAAAGTGATCGATGTGTCAAAGTTAGATGATATCCAAAGAGAGATTGTAACGACGATGTGTTTGTTAGAGAAATATTTTCTTCCATCCTTTTTTGATATTATGGTTCATCTAACCGTTCACCTAGTACGAGAAGTTAGGTTGTGTGGACCAGTATGGTACAGATGGATGTACCCATTCGAAAGGTACATGCGAGTTTTGAAGACTTATGTGAGAAACAGAAATAGGCCTGAAGGATGTATGGCTGAGTGTTATATTGCTGAAGAGGCTGTTGAATTTTGTTCGGACTATCTATCAAATGTGCAAACATGTGGCATTCCGGAGTCACAGTACGAGATTCAACATACTAAGCCTCTATCGTCGGCAAATATTTCTTCCATTAGTACCGAGGAATTGATGCAAGCACATATGCATTGCCTCGCTAACGATGTTGAGATCGATCCTTATATACGACCACAGTTTGAAAACCGTGGTCTATTAGCGCCCATCTACCACTACACTACCTACAACAACACTCTTTTTACCCCTACGACTACGGTTTTTAACACTAGTCTATcagcatttttcttgtag